In Lacibacter sp. H375, one DNA window encodes the following:
- a CDS encoding methyltransferase domain-containing protein — protein MSQSTLDADYWSNRYQQQQTGWDIGYGSTPLVEYLQSLKDKSISILIPGCGNAYEAEWLLQQGFTNVTVLDISPVLTAALEERFKGQPIKIITGDFFEHQGQYDLILEQTFFCALDPSLRSKYVEHMGQLLKPDGKLVGVLFNKEFEGGPPFGGSKEEYEQLFNKHLLIKKMELCYNSIPPRKGSELFFSAGKA, from the coding sequence ATGAGTCAATCAACACTCGATGCAGATTACTGGAGTAACCGTTATCAGCAACAGCAAACGGGTTGGGATATTGGCTATGGCTCCACTCCTCTTGTTGAATACCTGCAATCATTAAAAGATAAAAGCATTTCCATACTCATCCCGGGCTGTGGAAATGCTTATGAAGCTGAGTGGTTGCTGCAACAAGGGTTTACCAATGTAACTGTGCTCGATATTTCACCTGTTCTTACCGCTGCATTAGAAGAAAGATTCAAAGGACAGCCCATCAAGATTATTACGGGTGACTTCTTTGAACACCAAGGACAGTATGATCTTATTCTTGAACAAACTTTCTTCTGCGCACTCGATCCTTCATTACGCAGCAAGTATGTAGAACATATGGGACAACTGCTGAAACCCGATGGTAAACTCGTTGGTGTTTTATTTAATAAGGAATTTGAAGGTGGGCCTCCTTTTGGTGGCAGCAAAGAAGAATACGAACAGCTCTTCAACAAACATTTACTCATAAAAAAAATGGAGCTGTGTTACAACTCCATTCCGCCACGTAAAGGCTCTGAATTATTTTTTAGTGCTGGTAAAGCTTAA
- a CDS encoding cytochrome c maturation protein CcmE domain-containing protein: MKTSHILILIVIAVAIGILISSMGDLSTYDTIDSAKAKPGKFLHLIAKLDTANGKEIEYDAFKNPNYLAFHVVDSLGGSTKVVYMKGKPPTDMERSERMVLKGKMTDSAFLCDDILIKCPSKYKDEKTKISTVAK; the protein is encoded by the coding sequence ATGAAGACCTCACATATCCTGATCTTAATCGTTATTGCCGTTGCGATTGGCATACTTATCAGCAGCATGGGTGACCTTTCAACCTACGATACCATTGATTCAGCAAAAGCCAAGCCGGGTAAGTTTTTGCACCTGATCGCCAAGCTTGATACTGCAAATGGCAAAGAGATCGAATACGATGCATTTAAAAATCCGAATTACCTGGCCTTTCATGTGGTTGATTCTTTAGGAGGATCTACCAAAGTTGTTTACATGAAGGGAAAGCCTCCAACAGATATGGAACGTAGCGAACGTATGGTGCTGAAAGGAAAGATGACAGACAGTGCTTTTTTGTGTGATGATATTCTTATTAAATGCCCCAGCAAGTACAAAGACGAAAAAACAAAGATCAGTACAGTTGCTAAATGA
- a CDS encoding dioxygenase family protein, with protein MNHIITLAILLFTNLPIISCAQQQSTNDIKVDVGGCEGCEAIYESPIPFDKLEPMVWLPDWNLPGQKLAVNGTVYKADGKTPAEGVIIYIYHTDHTGVYPQKGDEIGWAKRHGYLRGWMKTDKNGFYKFFTLRPGSYPNSKSPAHIHITIKEPGKQEYWIDEFVFDNDPFLTTEERSRLQNRGGSGILTIKPGGSLVKAERNIYLGRNIPGYPK; from the coding sequence ATGAACCATATCATCACTCTTGCAATTCTTCTGTTTACCAATCTCCCAATCATTTCCTGTGCGCAACAGCAATCAACAAACGACATTAAAGTTGATGTGGGAGGTTGCGAAGGATGTGAAGCCATTTATGAAAGCCCGATTCCATTCGACAAATTAGAACCAATGGTATGGCTCCCCGATTGGAACTTACCGGGACAAAAACTTGCCGTTAACGGAACGGTGTATAAAGCTGATGGTAAAACACCTGCTGAAGGAGTGATCATCTATATTTATCATACTGACCATACGGGTGTTTATCCGCAAAAAGGAGATGAAATAGGCTGGGCCAAGCGACATGGTTATTTACGGGGCTGGATGAAGACCGATAAGAATGGCTTTTATAAATTCTTTACGCTTCGTCCGGGATCTTATCCCAACAGTAAGAGTCCGGCACATATTCATATCACCATTAAAGAGCCGGGCAAACAAGAATACTGGATCGATGAATTTGTATTTGATAATGATCCCTTCCTTACAACAGAAGAACGAAGTCGTTTACAAAACCGTGGTGGCAGTGGTATACTTACGATAAAACCCGGAGGCAGTTTGGTAAAAGCAGAACGCAACATTTACTTGGGAAGAAATATTCCGGGTTATCCTAAATAA
- a CDS encoding DUF4294 domain-containing protein: MKSCKCISCLSVLLLCFLLSNSSLYAQEVLPPHPDSTSPKQVIKTEYGVNDTIYVKAMLINGEIIGGREIGEVLVWGGNPKDAAKYWANWTRLRNAVYLTYPYARSAGVVMNDVNKHLENISGKSERKKYIKSREKELRSSFTDKVTDLSIYQGKVLMKLINRQTGNNCYEIVHEMKGGFTAGFYQTLMFFAGTSLKQGWNPTDDKFDKQIEDIVLEIDRMYYGAPGYTTTTVRASAGR; this comes from the coding sequence ATGAAGAGCTGCAAGTGTATATCATGTTTATCTGTACTCCTTTTATGCTTCCTGTTAAGCAACAGTTCTCTTTATGCGCAGGAGGTTTTACCTCCACATCCCGATTCAACTTCTCCCAAACAGGTTATTAAAACAGAATACGGTGTAAACGATACCATTTATGTGAAAGCCATGTTGATTAATGGCGAGATCATTGGTGGCAGGGAAATAGGTGAAGTATTGGTATGGGGTGGTAATCCAAAGGATGCAGCAAAGTATTGGGCCAACTGGACGAGGTTAAGAAATGCTGTTTATCTCACTTATCCTTATGCACGTTCAGCAGGTGTGGTGATGAATGATGTAAACAAACATCTTGAAAATATCAGCGGTAAATCTGAACGCAAGAAATACATCAAGTCAAGGGAAAAAGAATTGCGTTCAAGCTTCACCGATAAAGTAACTGATCTTTCTATTTACCAGGGCAAGGTGTTGATGAAACTGATCAACCGCCAGACAGGTAATAACTGTTATGAAATTGTCCATGAAATGAAAGGCGGTTTTACAGCAGGTTTTTATCAAACGCTGATGTTCTTTGCAGGCACAAGTTTAAAGCAGGGCTGGAACCCAACCGATGATAAATTCGATAAACAGATCGAAGATATTGTGCTTGAAATTGACCGGATGTATTATGGTGCGCCGGGTTATACTACAACTACTGTTAGGGCTTCAGCAGGCAGGTAA
- a CDS encoding acyl-CoA dehydrogenase family protein, translating to MHFELTEEQLMIQKAARDFAKTECLPGVIDRDELQKFPKEQISKLADLGFMGMMVKPEYGGSGMDTVSYVLAMEEISKIDASVSVCMSVNNSLVCYGLQEYGSEEQKQKYLTPLAQGKKDGELYIGAFLLSEPEAGSDATSQQTTAEDKGDHYVINGIKNWITNGNSASVYLVIAQTDRSKGSKGINAFIVEKSWPGVTVGAKENKLGIRGSDTHSISFQDVKVPKENRIGEDGFGFKFAMKTLAGGRIGIAAQALGIASGAYELALAYSKQRKAFGKEIMHHQAIQFKLADMATRIEGSRLLCLKAAWEKDNGIDYTLSSSMAKVFASETAMWTATEAVQVHGGYGFVKEYHVERLMRDAKITQIYEGTSEVQRIVISRGILK from the coding sequence ATGCACTTTGAATTAACAGAGGAGCAGTTGATGATTCAAAAAGCTGCCCGAGATTTTGCCAAAACAGAATGTTTACCCGGCGTTATTGATCGGGATGAATTACAGAAATTTCCGAAAGAACAGATCAGCAAACTGGCCGATCTTGGTTTTATGGGCATGATGGTAAAACCGGAGTACGGTGGCTCTGGCATGGATACAGTTAGTTACGTGCTGGCAATGGAAGAGATCAGCAAGATCGATGCAAGTGTGAGTGTGTGTATGAGCGTAAACAACAGCCTCGTCTGTTATGGCTTGCAGGAGTACGGGAGTGAAGAACAAAAGCAAAAATATCTGACGCCACTTGCCCAGGGTAAGAAAGATGGCGAATTATACATCGGCGCATTTTTGTTGAGCGAACCGGAGGCTGGAAGCGATGCCACGTCTCAACAAACCACTGCCGAAGATAAAGGCGATCATTATGTAATTAATGGGATAAAAAACTGGATAACTAACGGTAATTCTGCTTCAGTTTATCTCGTGATTGCACAAACCGATCGATCTAAAGGCAGCAAAGGTATTAATGCGTTTATTGTTGAGAAAAGCTGGCCCGGTGTAACGGTTGGTGCGAAAGAAAATAAACTCGGTATTCGTGGAAGTGATACGCACAGCATTTCTTTTCAAGATGTAAAAGTGCCCAAGGAAAACCGCATTGGTGAAGATGGTTTCGGTTTCAAGTTTGCGATGAAGACGCTTGCAGGCGGGCGTATAGGTATTGCTGCGCAGGCGCTTGGTATTGCAAGTGGTGCGTATGAGCTGGCATTGGCTTATTCCAAACAACGTAAAGCATTTGGTAAAGAGATCATGCACCATCAGGCTATTCAGTTTAAGCTTGCTGATATGGCAACCCGCATTGAAGGTTCCCGTTTACTATGTTTGAAAGCTGCATGGGAAAAAGATAATGGCATCGATTACACACTCAGCTCATCAATGGCGAAAGTATTTGCCAGCGAAACTGCAATGTGGACCGCTACTGAAGCGGTGCAGGTACATGGTGGTTATGGGTTTGTAAAGGAATATCATGTGGAGCGTTTAATGCGTGATGCCAAGATCACCCAGATCTACGAAGGCACAAGTGAAGTACAGCGCATCGTTATCAGCAGAGGTATTTTGAAATAA
- a CDS encoding YggS family pyridoxal phosphate-dependent enzyme, producing MAVNTEAYQSIRQELDAKKVTLVAVSKIQPVEAILKLYESGQRDFGENYVQEVIEKQAALPKDIRWHFIGHLQSNKVKYIAPFVHLIHGVDSFKLLKEINKEAAKNNRVIDVLLQVHIAQEETKFGLDENELNLIIGEFENLKIPNVQICGLMGMASFSDDLEKVRREFRYLKSLFTESASKFTDHHSSFTILSMGMSGDYKIAMEEGSNMVRIGSLLFGARNYVK from the coding sequence ATGGCAGTTAATACAGAAGCATACCAATCGATCAGGCAGGAATTAGATGCAAAGAAGGTTACCCTGGTAGCAGTCAGTAAAATTCAGCCCGTTGAAGCCATTCTTAAATTATACGAATCAGGTCAACGTGACTTTGGCGAAAATTATGTGCAGGAGGTGATTGAAAAACAAGCTGCATTACCAAAAGATATCCGCTGGCATTTTATTGGTCACTTGCAAAGTAATAAAGTAAAATACATTGCGCCCTTTGTGCATTTGATCCATGGCGTTGACAGTTTCAAATTGCTGAAAGAGATCAACAAGGAAGCAGCAAAGAACAACCGGGTGATCGATGTGCTTTTGCAGGTGCATATTGCGCAGGAAGAAACCAAGTTTGGGTTAGACGAAAACGAACTTAATTTGATAATTGGTGAATTTGAAAATTTGAAAATTCCAAACGTACAGATTTGTGGTTTAATGGGGATGGCTAGTTTCAGTGATGACTTAGAAAAAGTAAGACGAGAGTTCCGCTATTTAAAATCTTTATTTACTGAAAGCGCTTCAAAATTCACAGATCACCATTCATCATTCACCATTCTCTCAATGGGTATGAGTGGCGATTATAAAATTGCAATGGAAGAAGGAAGTAATATGGTGCGAATAGGTAGTTTGTTATTTGGTGCAAGAAATTATGTGAAGTGA
- the bshB1 gene encoding bacillithiol biosynthesis deacetylase BshB1 yields the protein MKLDILAFGVHPDDVELSCAGTLMVEINNGKKVGVIDLTRGELGTRGTAETRKEEAAVAAKIMGVHVRENLGMRDGFFQNNEEHQLQIIQKIRQYQPEIVICNALVDRHPDHGRSSKLVSDASFLSGLRKIETSINGEAQQAWRPKYVFHYIQDRYAEPDFIFDISSVFDRKVESIKAYGTQFHNPNPGNDEPQTYISTPAYFETIISRHKMFGKRIGVEYGEGFITEKRIGINTFDALIQVST from the coding sequence ATGAAATTAGATATACTCGCATTTGGTGTTCACCCCGATGATGTTGAATTGAGTTGCGCCGGAACATTAATGGTAGAAATCAACAACGGGAAAAAAGTTGGTGTGATCGATCTTACACGTGGTGAGCTTGGTACAAGAGGTACAGCCGAAACAAGAAAAGAAGAAGCAGCTGTTGCAGCAAAGATCATGGGTGTGCATGTAAGAGAGAACTTAGGTATGCGTGATGGTTTTTTTCAGAACAATGAAGAACATCAACTGCAGATCATTCAAAAGATACGTCAATACCAACCGGAAATTGTTATTTGTAATGCATTGGTCGATCGTCATCCGGATCATGGCCGTTCATCAAAACTGGTGTCTGATGCAAGTTTTTTATCTGGTCTTCGCAAAATAGAAACCAGCATTAATGGTGAAGCACAACAGGCGTGGCGACCAAAGTATGTGTTTCATTATATCCAGGATCGTTATGCAGAACCTGATTTTATATTTGATATCAGTTCGGTGTTCGATCGTAAAGTAGAAAGCATCAAAGCATACGGCACACAGTTTCACAATCCCAATCCCGGTAATGATGAACCACAGACATATATATCCACACCAGCTTATTTTGAAACAATCATCAGCCGCCATAAGATGTTTGGTAAACGCATTGGTGTGGAGTACGGCGAAGGGTTTATTACAGAGAAACGCATAGGTATCAACACGTTCGATGCATTAATTCAAGTGAGCACCTAA
- a CDS encoding caspase family protein, translating into MKAFVFIFSFNLILSLQISAQTCLSGNCSSGFGKFKYENGDIYEGEFYDDKREGFGVYTWKTGEKFIGESLANTFSGFGVMEFKDGTKYIGDFKNGEFDGEGEKTLTSGTKQTGIFEKGKYLGKISYYGKAVGTTGCLNGDCEAGYGMKYYSGNDRYFGYFKNGKRDGYGAYYWDDGTRWVGQFEQNLLTGYGTYFFITGEKYVGYFIDSKRNGWGINYDPNTGVKKIGFWSDNNLITPKSSLVKTGGATGCISGDCKNGYGKYVYNNGYYEGYFKNGYRNGQGKYYFDIGDFYSGNFDDNKFNGKGTYYYTNGERYTGEWKDQRTHGKGELVQFDGTLKIGYWKEGTYQDKTTPPPGYDAWVRNNYQIGTGSGTIASNNNTPTNTNNNKPVVTNPTNTKPNTSGNTTTGTNKPSGNNTNPTNNNKPNNNTPNNNVVTTGSNTSGLVTTNFKKKMALIIGNQSYQYTTALKNPKNDARSMAQVLRSCGFEVIEVIDGSASQMKTAIRDFGAKIIGADVALFYYSGHGMQVDNFNYIIPVDFRLQTKADIKEDCPNINWVLNRMENAATKLNIVILDACRNNPFDRGSFGEDDANEGLASITPPDNTVISFATDPGSVASDGVAGTNGLYTGSLIKYIASPNMQLENVFKLTGREVREKSSGKQKPWLNTNFYDIFYFKMQ; encoded by the coding sequence ATGAAAGCCTTTGTTTTCATTTTCTCTTTTAACCTTATCCTTTCCTTACAAATTTCCGCACAAACCTGTCTAAGCGGCAACTGCAGCTCCGGCTTTGGCAAATTCAAATACGAGAACGGCGATATTTATGAAGGTGAGTTTTATGATGACAAACGTGAAGGCTTTGGTGTGTACACCTGGAAAACCGGCGAAAAATTTATTGGTGAGAGTCTTGCCAACACGTTCAGTGGATTTGGGGTTATGGAGTTTAAAGATGGTACTAAATACATCGGCGATTTTAAAAATGGTGAGTTTGATGGTGAAGGTGAGAAAACATTAACCAGCGGTACAAAACAAACCGGCATCTTCGAAAAAGGAAAATATCTCGGCAAAATATCATACTACGGAAAAGCAGTCGGCACCACAGGTTGCCTGAATGGTGATTGTGAAGCTGGTTATGGGATGAAATACTATAGCGGTAACGACCGCTATTTTGGCTATTTTAAAAACGGTAAGCGTGATGGTTATGGCGCTTATTACTGGGATGATGGCACCCGTTGGGTTGGCCAATTTGAACAAAATCTGTTAACAGGTTATGGCACCTATTTCTTTATCACCGGCGAAAAGTATGTAGGTTATTTTATTGACAGCAAGCGGAACGGCTGGGGTATTAATTACGACCCAAATACAGGTGTAAAGAAAATTGGTTTTTGGAGTGATAACAATCTGATCACACCAAAATCATCATTGGTAAAAACAGGCGGTGCTACAGGTTGCATCAGTGGCGATTGTAAAAATGGCTATGGTAAATACGTTTACAACAACGGCTACTACGAAGGTTATTTTAAAAATGGCTACCGCAATGGTCAAGGCAAATACTACTTTGATATAGGCGATTTCTATTCAGGAAATTTTGATGACAATAAATTTAACGGCAAGGGCACTTATTACTACACAAATGGTGAACGATATACCGGCGAATGGAAAGATCAGCGTACACATGGAAAAGGTGAGCTCGTTCAGTTTGATGGTACATTGAAGATCGGTTATTGGAAAGAAGGTACTTACCAGGATAAAACCACGCCACCACCCGGCTACGATGCATGGGTGCGAAACAATTACCAAATTGGCACAGGCTCCGGAACAATTGCTTCAAACAACAATACGCCAACAAATACAAACAATAACAAACCTGTTGTTACAAACCCAACCAATACAAAACCTAATACTAGCGGAAACACAACTACCGGAACAAATAAACCGAGTGGCAACAATACAAATCCGACCAATAACAACAAGCCAAATAATAATACCCCTAACAACAATGTTGTTACCACAGGTTCAAATACCAGTGGTTTAGTTACCACGAACTTCAAAAAGAAAATGGCTCTTATTATTGGTAACCAATCTTATCAATACACTACCGCACTGAAAAACCCGAAGAACGATGCCCGTTCAATGGCACAAGTGTTACGTTCATGCGGATTTGAAGTGATTGAAGTAATTGACGGTAGTGCATCCCAAATGAAAACAGCCATCCGTGATTTTGGTGCAAAGATCATAGGGGCAGATGTGGCATTGTTTTATTACTCCGGACATGGCATGCAGGTTGATAACTTTAACTATATCATCCCAGTCGATTTCAGGTTGCAGACAAAAGCCGATATCAAAGAAGATTGTCCCAACATTAACTGGGTGTTGAACAGGATGGAAAATGCAGCAACAAAATTGAATATTGTTATTCTTGATGCCTGCCGCAACAATCCATTTGATCGTGGTTCGTTTGGTGAAGATGATGCAAATGAAGGATTAGCTTCTATTACTCCACCCGACAATACGGTGATTTCTTTTGCAACAGATCCTGGTTCCGTTGCAAGTGATGGCGTTGCCGGCACCAATGGATTGTACACAGGCTCGTTGATCAAATACATTGCATCACCCAACATGCAACTGGAGAATGTGTTTAAATTAACCGGTCGTGAAGTGAGAGAAAAATCAAGCGGTAAACAAAAACCCTGGCTCAATACAAACTTCTACGACATTTTCTATTTTAAAATGCAGTAA
- a CDS encoding fatty acid desaturase family protein, which yields MSTPKFAVKAQSFHTELKRRVNSYFEEQRKKPTGNFSLYFKAIGFGVALIAVYVHLVFFTPVWWLGVAESIVLGGLIAAIGFNVMHDGAHGSFSTNKVVNMMAAFSLNMLGGSSFMWNFKHNIIHHAYTNIDGVDDDIDIQPWLRMSSTQKKYKLHKYQHYYFWFLYALLYILWIFVMDYQKYFKQKIGNMPLKKMEVKDHVVFWSFKLVHLIIFVGIPIYFAGFVPWLVGFLVTTLFAGVVISIVFQLAHTVEHTHFPMPSEEDGRLQDEWAIHQLKTTANFATRNKLISMLVGGLNFQVEHHLFPKISHVHYPAISRIIKQTCQEFNVEYIEYPKMRMAIASHVAYLREMGRGEVKLYQH from the coding sequence ATGAGCACTCCTAAATTTGCCGTTAAGGCACAATCCTTCCACACAGAACTAAAGAGAAGGGTAAATTCTTACTTCGAAGAACAACGAAAGAAGCCAACAGGAAATTTCAGCCTCTATTTCAAAGCAATCGGTTTTGGTGTTGCATTGATTGCTGTTTATGTTCACCTGGTTTTCTTTACTCCGGTTTGGTGGCTTGGTGTAGCTGAGTCAATTGTGTTAGGCGGATTGATCGCAGCAATTGGTTTTAATGTAATGCACGATGGAGCACACGGAAGTTTCAGCACGAATAAGGTTGTAAATATGATGGCTGCGTTTTCATTGAACATGTTAGGTGGCAGCAGCTTTATGTGGAATTTCAAACACAACATAATTCATCATGCTTATACCAATATTGATGGGGTAGATGATGATATCGATATTCAGCCGTGGTTGCGTATGAGCAGCACACAGAAAAAATACAAGCTGCATAAATACCAGCATTACTATTTCTGGTTCTTATATGCGTTGCTTTACATCCTTTGGATATTTGTAATGGACTATCAGAAATATTTTAAGCAAAAGATCGGTAACATGCCATTAAAGAAAATGGAAGTGAAAGATCATGTTGTTTTCTGGTCGTTCAAATTAGTTCACCTGATCATTTTTGTTGGTATACCAATTTACTTTGCAGGATTTGTTCCCTGGTTAGTTGGATTCCTTGTAACTACATTGTTTGCGGGTGTGGTGATCAGTATTGTGTTTCAGTTGGCGCATACAGTTGAGCATACACATTTCCCGATGCCAAGTGAAGAAGATGGTCGCCTGCAGGATGAGTGGGCTATTCACCAGTTAAAAACAACAGCAAACTTTGCTACAAGAAATAAATTGATCTCTATGCTGGTTGGTGGATTGAATTTCCAGGTGGAGCATCACCTGTTTCCAAAAATTTCGCATGTACATTATCCCGCTATCAGCCGCATCATTAAGCAAACCTGCCAGGAGTTTAATGTGGAGTATATTGAATATCCCAAGATGCGTATGGCTATTGCATCACACGTGGCTTATTTGCGTGAAATGGGTAGAGGAGAAGTTAAGCTTTACCAGCACTAA
- the ccsA gene encoding cytochrome c biogenesis protein CcsA, translated as MPFIGEQLLPGQIGNFLAILSFVASLLATVAYFKATQSQIPSVQQSWKRIARVSFIAEIIAIIGIFAVLYFIISNHRFEYKYAWQHSNYQLPMQYILACFWEGQEGSFLLWSFWHCVLGGIIMLREKKWEAPVMVTISFMQFALATMVIGIYFFDFKLGSNPFVLMRDQGMLSPEQFPIGFDSEGHLRSDYLSFIRDGNGLNPLLQNYWMTIHPPVLFLGFASTIVPFAFAIAGLWKKDFGGWVLPARPWAIFSAGILGLGIMMGAAWAYESLTFGGYWAWDPVENASLVPWLIAICGIHTLIAYKHTGHSLRATFLFFILQFLFIIYSTFLTRSGILGDTSVHAFTDLGMNAQLLTFLLIFVIPSLALFAIRYKQIPTVYKEEAFSSREFWLFVGSLLFFISALYIIGKTSLPVFNKIFGTKYAPAQDIEYSYNKVLILFSFVIAILTAISQYLKYKQTPGPAFIKSIWLPALIALIASLSISIFGDINYNKYGIGYLTVIHFSIFAAVFGVIANAMYIFTGIKGKMIKAGASIAHVGFGLTLLGILISSSKKEVISWNTSGIMVNFGEESKENPAENLTLVKGIATDMGKYMVTYLGDSTHPSDPKQYFKIHFKYKNSEEGFTLYPDAFVNFKGNEGIMANPDSKHYLHKDVFTYITSLPNPDKNKDTSSFKEHKIKPGDTVFYSQGFLVLDNVGRDIKRKNIPYESSDSVFAASITVYAKDSSRYSAEPLLILRGNNIMPVADTVISQSLVLAFSGAEADGIKLGVKESNAVLQYVTLKAYQFPAINVLWFGILLMTFGFLLASWNHIQKNRKAELKSV; from the coding sequence ATGCCATTTATAGGTGAACAGTTATTGCCCGGACAGATCGGAAATTTTTTAGCTATTCTTTCATTCGTCGCCTCGTTACTGGCAACCGTTGCTTACTTCAAAGCAACACAATCACAAATACCGTCTGTACAGCAAAGTTGGAAACGGATTGCTCGTGTGTCGTTTATTGCCGAGATCATCGCCATCATCGGCATTTTTGCAGTACTCTATTTCATTATTTCCAATCATCGTTTCGAATATAAATATGCCTGGCAGCACAGCAATTACCAACTGCCTATGCAATACATTCTTGCCTGTTTTTGGGAAGGACAGGAGGGTAGCTTCCTGCTTTGGAGTTTCTGGCATTGTGTGTTAGGTGGTATTATCATGTTGCGTGAAAAGAAATGGGAAGCACCTGTAATGGTCACCATTAGTTTCATGCAATTTGCATTGGCAACCATGGTGATAGGTATTTACTTCTTCGATTTTAAACTAGGTAGTAATCCATTTGTGTTGATGCGTGACCAAGGCATGTTAAGCCCTGAGCAATTCCCGATTGGTTTTGATTCAGAAGGTCATTTGCGTAGCGACTACCTGAGCTTTATCCGTGATGGAAATGGATTGAATCCATTGTTGCAGAACTACTGGATGACCATTCACCCGCCGGTTCTCTTCCTGGGTTTTGCGAGTACTATCGTGCCGTTTGCCTTTGCCATTGCCGGACTCTGGAAGAAAGATTTTGGCGGCTGGGTGTTACCCGCCCGTCCTTGGGCAATCTTCAGCGCCGGTATTCTCGGTTTGGGAATTATGATGGGGGCTGCATGGGCTTATGAAAGTTTAACCTTTGGTGGTTACTGGGCATGGGATCCTGTAGAGAACGCATCGCTGGTGCCTTGGTTAATCGCCATTTGTGGTATTCATACGCTGATCGCTTATAAGCACACCGGTCATTCTTTACGAGCTACTTTCTTATTCTTTATACTTCAGTTCCTGTTCATCATCTATTCCACCTTCTTAACCCGTAGCGGAATCTTGGGTGATACGAGTGTGCATGCTTTTACTGATCTTGGAATGAATGCTCAATTGCTCACCTTCCTTTTAATCTTTGTTATTCCATCATTGGCTTTGTTTGCTATTCGCTATAAGCAAATTCCGACAGTTTATAAAGAAGAAGCCTTCAGCTCACGAGAGTTCTGGTTGTTTGTTGGTTCATTGTTGTTCTTCATCTCCGCACTTTATATTATTGGTAAAACTTCATTACCTGTATTCAATAAAATATTTGGCACCAAGTATGCGCCTGCACAGGATATTGAATATTCATACAACAAAGTACTTATCCTTTTCTCCTTTGTCATTGCGATTCTTACTGCTATCAGCCAGTATTTAAAATATAAACAAACACCCGGACCCGCATTTATCAAATCAATCTGGCTACCGGCATTAATTGCTTTGATCGCTTCGTTAAGCATCAGCATTTTTGGCGACATTAATTATAACAAATACGGTATCGGTTATCTCACTGTGATTCATTTCAGCATATTTGCAGCTGTGTTTGGAGTGATTGCAAACGCCATGTACATCTTTACCGGTATTAAAGGAAAGATGATCAAGGCCGGTGCATCCATTGCACACGTTGGTTTTGGATTGACCTTGCTGGGTATACTTATCTCTTCTTCAAAGAAAGAGGTGATCAGCTGGAACACAAGTGGTATTATGGTGAATTTTGGCGAAGAGAGTAAAGAGAACCCTGCTGAGAATTTAACACTTGTAAAAGGGATAGCAACAGATATGGGTAAGTACATGGTCACTTATCTCGGCGATTCAACGCATCCATCAGATCCCAAGCAGTATTTCAAAATTCATTTCAAGTATAAGAATTCTGAGGAAGGATTTACGTTGTATCCTGATGCATTCGTAAACTTCAAAGGCAACGAAGGCATCATGGCAAATCCTGATAGCAAACATTATCTGCATAAAGATGTGTTTACCTACATCACTTCATTGCCCAACCCTGATAAAAATAAAGACACATCTTCGTTTAAAGAACATAAGATTAAGCCGGGTGATACTGTCTTTTATTCACAAGGATTTTTAGTGTTGGATAATGTTGGTCGTGATATTAAGCGCAAGAATATTCCTTACGAATCATCTGATTCAGTTTTTGCTGCATCAATTACAGTTTATGCAAAAGACAGCAGCCGTTACAGCGCCGAACCATTGTTGATCCTGCGTGGTAACAATATTATGCCCGTGGCTGATACAGTTATTTCGCAAAGCCTGGTATTGGCATTCAGCGGAGCTGAAGCTGATGGTATTAAACTTGGGGTGAAGGAAAGTAACGCAGTATTGCAATATGTAACACTAAAAGCTTACCAGTTTCCGGCGATAAATGTATTGTGGTTTGGTATTTTACTAATGACCTTTGGCTTTTTGCTGGCAAGCTGGAATCATATTCAGAAAAACAGGAAGGCCGAGTTGAAATCTGTTTAA